TGGATTTGGCGCCGCTGGTGTAGACGCCGAAGCCGAGTTCTTCGGAAAGGTGATCGAGTTTGTCGAGCAGGTAGATGTTGGAACCGTCCGCGAGCGTACTGCCGAAGCCGAGTTGGGGCACGGGGTTGCCGGTCATCAATAGCGAAATGAATATCGCGGGGACGAGGAAGGCGAACATCAGCACGCAGTATTGCGCGACTTGCGTGTAGGTGATGCCTTTCATGCCGCCGAGTACGGCGTAAAAAAATACGATGCCCATTCCGATGAACACGCCGGTGTTGATATCGACTTCCAGAAAACGCGAGAACACAATGCCGACGCCGCGCATCTGCCCGGCGACGTAGGTGAAGGATACGAACAACACGCAGACGACGGCGACCAGCCGGGCGGCGTCGGAATAGTAGCGGTCGCCGACAAAGTCGGGCACGGTGTATTTTCCAAATTTACGCAGATAGGGGGCGATGAGCAGGGCGAGCAGGACATAGCCGCCGGTCCAGCCCATGAGATAGACCGAGCCGTCGCGCCCGACGAATGAAATGATCCCCGCCATGGAAATGAATGATGCGGCGGACATCCAGTCGGCGGCGGTCGCCATGCCGTTTGCGAGCGGCGGCACGCCGCCTCCGGCGACGTAAAAATCGTCGGTGCTTCCGGCGCGTGACCAGATGGCGATTCCTATATAGAGCGCGAAGGAGGCTCCGACAAAAATAAAGGTGAGGGTCTGAACGTCCATCCGTTTTACTCGCGCCTGTCTTGTTCGGGGTAATAGTCTTCGTCGGGTATGAACTCGTCGCGGTCTTCATCCACTGAGTATTTGTGGTCGAGTTTGTTCATCTGCCGGACGTAGACGAATATGAGGATCACGAAACAATAGATGGAGCCTTGTTGGGCCATCCAGAATCCCAGTTTGAATCCGAACAGGCGGATTGTGTCGAGTTCGTCGACAAACAGGATCGCCATCCCAAAAGAAACGGTGAACCAGATCGCCAGAAGAGACAGGACGAGTCGGATGGTTTCCTTCCAGTAGGCTTTCGCTTGCGCGCCGTGCGAGTCGCTCATTCGTTATTCCTGTGATTAAAAGATACGATTTGAAATCCTAGCAAAATGCGCGATGGGTTGCCAATAAACTATTCACCGAAATGAATGCTCTCAGTTATTGTAGCGCTGACTTTCTCTGCGTTTAGCGAACATTCATTTTTTTGCTACACTATGGGGGAGTATGAATCCTTAAATGAAACCCTTGGACCTTACATCATGTCTCGAACGACCCGCTTTTCGGCGCTGTGCATTGGAATCGTAGCCGCTCTACTGCTTTTTGCGGAATGGGGCATTCCCATGAATGCTAAAGACCGGGAACTGATACAGGCCGCGGCTGACAACGACGTCGCCTCGCTTCGCCGATTGATCGATGAGGGCGCGAGCCTGAATAGCAAGGACGCGCGCGGGAGAACCGCCCTGCTGACGGCGGTGGCGGGAGAGCATGTGGAAGCGGCGCTCTTGCTGATCGATGCGGGTTCAGACATCAATGAACAGGATTTGATACTGGACAGCCCTTTTCTTCTAGCGGGCGCGAACGGTTCGCTGGAGATTTTGAAACGCATGTTGCAAGCCAATCCCGATTTCAGCCTGTACAATCGCTACGGCGGAACCGCACTGATACCGGCCTGCGAGCGCGGTCATGTGGAGGCGGTCAAACTCTTGCTTGAAACGGATATGGATATCGACCATGTGAATCATCTGGGATGGACCGCTCTGCTCGAAGCGATTGTGCTGAGCGACGGAGGTCCCAGACACCAGGAAATTGTTCGAGCGCTGATAGCGGCAGGCGCCAAACTGAATATCGCTGACAAGGATGGAGTGACGCCGCTTCAACATGCGCGGCGCGAGGGATTTTCAGAAATTGCAAACCTACTGCAAGCGGCAGGCGCTCAATAAGACCCCACGCTCCCGCAGATCACGAAGCTTCAGGAGGAATGGGACACATCTTGCAGGAGTTCTAAAATTCCGGCCATATTATAACTTTTCAACAGCCCGTCGATTTTCGTTTTCAGTTGGTCAACGCCTTCAGTTTCGGGGGGTAATTCCGCCAGACCCTTCTCCAGTTCGGTAATGCTATAGGTCTCAGCCGCGATCTTGAGTCGGTTCAGCAAATCCTCAGGCAAGGAAATGTCGGACAAGTCAAAACATTCCGCAGGCGATTCCAACTCCGATTCGTCTTTATACTCAAAATCAACATTCAACAGTTTTTTCAAACATGAAAAAATTTGTTCGTCTCGAAAGGGTTTGGAAAGAAAGTCATCGAAAGGCAAATCCTTAAATTTACCCTCTTGAAATCCAAAAATCGAAGCCGTGATCACGGCTATTTTGAACCTGTCTCGCCCATGTTCTTCGACGATTTTATTAATCGCCTCCTCGCCATCCATAACGGGCATTCTCATATCCATGAAAATAATATCGGGAGGATCTTTACGAACAGCCTCCAAACCTTCCAGACCATTCTCTGCGCAACTCACTTCGACTCCGATGTGTTCGAGGAACAATCTCAGAACATCGCGATTTTCCTTGATATCATCCACCACCAGCGCTTTCACATGACATCCCGCAGACAATCGCACCGCATTGTCAAAATCTTCGGCTTTCTCCAATTCCGTTTTTGAGGATTGAGGAAGATGAATCTTGAAATAAAATCGAGAGCCTTTCCCCAATTCAGATTCCAGGTCCAGATCCGCCCCCATGAGTTGAAGTTGCTTTTGCGATATGGCCAAACCCAAGCCGGTGCCGCCTTTCTTTATTCCTTCATCTTCCTGTCGGAACGGCTCAAAGATAACTTGTTGGTGGTTTTTAGGAATTCCCTGTCCCGTATCAGTCACATCAAACTGATACTCATCGCCCCCCAGAGTCGTTATCTTCAGTTCCACTTTGCCCGAATCGGTGAACTTCACGGCGTTGCCAATGAGGTTGACCAAAACCTGACGGATTTTTCCCTCGTCGCCATAAACGATGCAACTCTGGTTCACGCCGCTGACAATCCACTCAATCGCTTTTTCACTGCAACGCAATTCAAACATTCTGGAAAGGCCGTCTATGAGTTCGTACAGATCAAAATCAACCGGGTGCAGTTCTACTTTTCCAGCTTCAATCTTTGAAAGATCAAGAATCTCATTGATCAAATTCAGAAGGTTGCTTCCGCTCGACTGAATTGTTTTCAACGCGTCCCGTGTCTCTGCATCCAGGGACTCATTTTTTCTGAGGATTTGCGTGTAGCCGAGAATCGCATTCAAAGGAGTGCGTATCTCATGGCTCATATTGGACAGAAAGTTTGTCTTCGCCTGGTTGGCAGATTCCGCGATTTCCTTCGCCCTCAATGTTTCTTCCTGAGATCGTTGTCTCTCCAACACCCTTCCCAACTGAGTGCCAATCTGGGAAAGCGCGTCCTGAAAAACACGGTCCCTGTCACTACTCTCCGGTTGAAAAATTTCTTCGGAAAAAAATTCCAGAACGCCTGCGACCTCTCGCTGAATCAATATGGGCAATGCAAATCCGCCTTTGACCAACAGATTATTTGACCGCTTGTTGCGAGGAAAATTATCATCCATCTGCACGTTGGAAATCCAGGCTACTTTTTTGCTTTCCATCACTCTTCCCGGCAAGCCCATTCCCGGCTGGAAAGTGGTGGAATCCGTAACGCGCTTGAATTCTGCATAGCGGGAGAGATCCGGCGAATACCAATAGCCTGTTGGTTCCAGAATCTCCGAATCGGGACTCGACAATAAGTACACATGACCCACCGTCCAGCCCATCAATCCGCAAATTTGCTCCATGGCATAAATCAGGACTTCTTTTACCGGCAAATCCTTGTTCGCCTTGTCCCCGATTGTCTGCAGGAGGCTGATGATATCCGTTTCCCTTTGCAAACGGATTTCTGTTTCCTTGCGCTCCGAAATATCTTTGAAGGTGACAACGGCCCCAACAATCTTTGCTCCCTCGTAAATCGGCGTGCTCACATACTCAACGGGAAAACAGCTTCCGTCTTTGCGCCAGAAAACTTCCTTGTTTTCCTGACAGGTCTTGCCTGTCTTGAAGGCCAGGTAAATATTGCATTGTTCTCTGGGGTAAGGAGTCCCATCCGGAAAAGTATGATGGATCAAGGCGTGTTGCGGTTTTCCAATCATTTCTTCAGGCGTGTAGCCCACCATCCTGGCGCCTGCTGGGTTAACAAAAGTCGTGTTCCCTTGCACATCCAGGCCATAGATGCCCTCTCCCGCAGAATTAAGAATCAGCTTATTCCGCCGCAGGGCCTTGTCCAGTTGATCCATTTGCTCAAGGACCGTTTCCTCCTGAACCTCAAGCAATCTCTTCAGCGAATTTATCTGTGATTTTAATAGTTTGGGGTCGTCCATTGCTTCTACTTTGTTAAGCGTCGTTGAATACTTTATCTTCAAAAGAAGTTATCGTATAGGCAACCGACAAGGCCAAGGTTGCAAATAAATTTGCGGTAGCCTGAGTGATAGGAACTTTAGAAAACATGAGCGTCGTAAAAATATTGCCCGAAGGGAGAATGCCGCCAAAACCCAAAACAGATTGGATACCTCTCGGCTTAACGAAATTCTCCTGATCGGGAATCATCTCAGAATCGATCGCATCGCTCACATAAAAAACCCCGTAACTGTCTTCATTCTTATCCAGAAAAAAATCAATGCGGGGCGTGATCACGTCGCCAATTTCCAAACCCAATTGTTTGAATAAATTGGAAACCATTGGCAGACGGTTGACAAAGTCTGCAGTCGGCAAGGGTATCGCCTGATGACCTTCAGACGTTTTTCGAGAATTCCATTCCTCCTTGGCGCCCATCGATGCCAGAAGCGTCAAGCACTTTAAATTCGCTGGCGCATCTTCGGCTTTCAGCGCCTTGCGGGAGATTTCCTTCAAGCGTTCATCCAGATCGGCATAATCGTGCGTTTTAAAAAAGCGCACCAGTTCGCAAGCCTTCTCACCCGTCTCGCCATCTATCAGGTTATTATACAAGAACTGGACGATGCGGTTCGCCGCTTCTTCCATCGTGCCAGCATCCTCCCCGGCTTGACGTAATTCTCTCTGGCAATAGGTCATTTCCCTCAATCCAAAATTATTCAGATCGTACATAATAATTTCCAAAAGAAATTGTTAACTCTATGTCTAATCAGATTTGTACAGCCAGGCTAGGGCGCCAACGGACAAACGCCATGTTATATACAAAGAATATAGCCTTAAAACTGGCTTGGCAATGATTCTATATCCGCCAATCAACCCAGCTTTTGAACGGTTTTGAGCAACTCTAATATCTTCTCCATATCATAAACCCGCATCAATTCTTTAAGCCTGTTTGAAAACTTTTCAATCGTCTCGTCATCCCTATTCAATTCAAGAACGATCTCCTCCAACTCTGTGATATTACAAGTCTCCGCCGCTGTGGTCAGTCGTAATAAAATTTCTTCCGGCAGAAAGATAATGGGCGCAAGCGAATCATTATCGGTCTCGTCATCCTCATTCTCCTGTTCATACTCGAATTCAATATCCAAAAGATTTTTCAAACACGAGAAAATCTGCTCTTCTCGAAAGGGCTTTGAAATGAAATCGTGAACCTTCAATTTTTTATATTCTCCCCCCTGATGCCCCAGTACAGAAGCTGTGATGACTACAATTTTAAACTTCTCCGGCCCAAATTCTTTTTGTATTTCCAGAATGGCCTCCCGCCCCCCCATGACCGGCATACGCATATCCATGAAAACAATATCAGGCGGATCGAGCCGGATCTGTCGCAATGCCTCCAACCCATTCACGGCGCGTTTCACGTCGGCCCCGATCACTTCGAGAAGAGAACTCAAAACCTCGCGGTTTTCCTCCACATCGTCCACCACCAGCGCTTTGACCGTGTAGCCCTTTGCCAGATGCATGACCTTGTCATGGATTCCCACTCTCAATGGGGCGCTATTTTTTGTAGCCGGAAGGCTAAGCGCAAAATAAAATCTCGATCCCTTGCCCAACTCCGAATCCAGATTCAATTCAGAATGCATCAATTCAAGTTGCTTTTGACAGATAGCCAGCCCGAGACCGGTCCCTCCTTTTTGAAAACCCTCTGTTTCCTGTCGGAAGGGTTCAAAAATAACGTCCTGATCTTTTTCCGGGATTCCTTTTCCGGTATCGACCACCTCGAAGAGATAGAGATCATTCTGCAAAGGAGTCACTTTTAAAGACACGCTCCCGGAGTCGGTGAATTTGACGGCATTGCCAATCAGATTGGTCAGGATTTGTCGCACCTTCCCTTCATCCCCATAGACCACGCAGGTCTCGGTCACTCCGTCCACCCTCCATGCGAGAGATTTTTCTTCGCAACGCATTTCAAACATCCCGGAAATATTTTGAACCAATTCTTGAAGATCAAAATCCGTAGCGTTCACTTCCATTTTACCGGCGTCTATTTTAGACAGATCCAGTATTTCGTTAATCAGGCCTAGAAGGTTGTTGCCGCTACGATCGATTGTCTTGATAGCGTTTGTAGTGTCTGAATCAAAACCACCTTTCCTTAGTAATATTTGCGCGTATCCAAGAATCGCATTCAACGGCGTGCGAATTTCATGGCTCATATTGGCGAGAAAGACCGATTTACCTCGATTCGCCTGCTCCGCCTCAGTGATCGCCAGCATTAATTTTTCTTCCGTAAATTTCTGCAGGCTCAAATCGGTATTCGTCCCTACAATTCTTAAGGGTTTTCCTTGAGCGTCCCTCTTCACCACCTTGCCGCGGTCCAGCGTCCAGACCCAGCTCCCATTTTTGGATCTGATTCGGTACTCGGCCTGATAAAACGGAGTGTCTCCATTCAAATGTTCTTGCATCGCATTCATCGCTACATGCAAGTCGTCAGGATGAATCTTTTGATTCCAGGCTTCCACGTCCGCAGGAAACTCTCCAGGCTCGTAGCCGAACATGCTCATCCTGCGCGGGCTGAAATAAACGTCTGCTTTTTCAATATTCCAGTCCCACAA
This window of the Candidatus Nitrohelix vancouverensis genome carries:
- a CDS encoding DUF4212 domain-containing protein, producing MSDSHGAQAKAYWKETIRLVLSLLAIWFTVSFGMAILFVDELDTIRLFGFKLGFWMAQQGSIYCFVILIFVYVRQMNKLDHKYSVDEDRDEFIPDEDYYPEQDRRE
- a CDS encoding PAS domain S-box protein, whose protein sequence is MDDPKLLKSQINSLKRLLEVQEETVLEQMDQLDKALRRNKLILNSAGEGIYGLDVQGNTTFVNPAGARMVGYTPEEMIGKPQHALIHHTFPDGTPYPREQCNIYLAFKTGKTCQENKEVFWRKDGSCFPVEYVSTPIYEGAKIVGAVVTFKDISERKETEIRLQRETDIISLLQTIGDKANKDLPVKEVLIYAMEQICGLMGWTVGHVYLLSSPDSEILEPTGYWYSPDLSRYAEFKRVTDSTTFQPGMGLPGRVMESKKVAWISNVQMDDNFPRNKRSNNLLVKGGFALPILIQREVAGVLEFFSEEIFQPESSDRDRVFQDALSQIGTQLGRVLERQRSQEETLRAKEIAESANQAKTNFLSNMSHEIRTPLNAILGYTQILRKNESLDAETRDALKTIQSSGSNLLNLINEILDLSKIEAGKVELHPVDFDLYELIDGLSRMFELRCSEKAIEWIVSGVNQSCIVYGDEGKIRQVLVNLIGNAVKFTDSGKVELKITTLGGDEYQFDVTDTGQGIPKNHQQVIFEPFRQEDEGIKKGGTGLGLAISQKQLQLMGADLDLESELGKGSRFYFKIHLPQSSKTELEKAEDFDNAVRLSAGCHVKALVVDDIKENRDVLRLFLEHIGVEVSCAENGLEGLEAVRKDPPDIIFMDMRMPVMDGEEAINKIVEEHGRDRFKIAVITASIFGFQEGKFKDLPFDDFLSKPFRDEQIFSCLKKLLNVDFEYKDESELESPAECFDLSDISLPEDLLNRLKIAAETYSITELEKGLAELPPETEGVDQLKTKIDGLLKSYNMAGILELLQDVSHSS
- a CDS encoding PAS domain-containing protein, with protein sequence MAEISEKQIFDKPDSLWRSHREKLAWVILILDLVITFLFWDSVKEAVYNDAKTRFDFRVEQIHASVDERMATYEQMLRGGIGLFIASTEVTRDDWRTYVEALEMEERFPGIQGLGYSEVVQSEEKEEHTRKIQAEGFPDYTIKPSGERDVYTSIIYLEPFNLRNRQAFGYDMFSQSVRREAMEKARDTGRTAITGKVTLVQEIDEDVQSGFLMYLPLYKKGLPVATEAQRRNAIRGYVYSAFRMGNLMAGILGPKAEDVGFKIYDGGAVHEESLMYRSYRWNGGEPENLDNHILLAEKTMDLYGRQWTVQYASLPGFEASINSHKSNFVLVFGGIFSALCFFVIHGAFTTRRQAIQYANEMFHALKDNEERLSYALEGTNDGLWDWNIEKADVYFSPRRMSMFGYEPGEFPADVEAWNQKIHPDDLHVAMNAMQEHLNGDTPFYQAEYRIRSKNGSWVWTLDRGKVVKRDAQGKPLRIVGTNTDLSLQKFTEEKLMLAITEAEQANRGKSVFLANMSHEIRTPLNAILGYAQILLRKGGFDSDTTNAIKTIDRSGNNLLGLINEILDLSKIDAGKMEVNATDFDLQELVQNISGMFEMRCEEKSLAWRVDGVTETCVVYGDEGKVRQILTNLIGNAVKFTDSGSVSLKVTPLQNDLYLFEVVDTGKGIPEKDQDVIFEPFRQETEGFQKGGTGLGLAICQKQLELMHSELNLDSELGKGSRFYFALSLPATKNSAPLRVGIHDKVMHLAKGYTVKALVVDDVEENREVLSSLLEVIGADVKRAVNGLEALRQIRLDPPDIVFMDMRMPVMGGREAILEIQKEFGPEKFKIVVITASVLGHQGGEYKKLKVHDFISKPFREEQIFSCLKNLLDIEFEYEQENEDDETDNDSLAPIIFLPEEILLRLTTAAETCNITELEEIVLELNRDDETIEKFSNRLKELMRVYDMEKILELLKTVQKLG